The sequence tacagtcactcttaggactgagagaggagagtgtcttaagtgagaggctgggttgctcccaggcaaaaggagaggaaatgagtgaaaatcagcaatccattgattcaggattggcaaaagggagtgagaggagtctcaccttagtaggtgaaggtgagggtgtgagggtggggagccagggtgagaccctgatgtaacaaaagagagaatatgagagaaaaaGCAGGTACAaagggtataagggtggatccaaccattgctcgtgagtcaatgattgtggatgatgctgaaaaggaaagacaatttcagcaacattacaaagctgtaattgagaacatttccttggatgctgacacttttactcatcctgtgtcagcctatcaattgttggctgaTCAGGGTAATGAGGAGGAAGAAAAGACTTTGAAtctggtgcatacttcagaatctctacaaagggataaagctgctgtcaatttaatgccttctatagctggtgagccatctgaggaatttggagtaaattctaatgatgatgactctatttcatttgatggaagcatgaacttagggggagataaagGCCCAAGTtttattccagatttacctgaatgggccttgacaaaggagtccaCACCAGGACAATTTAATGTATCCTTGGACATataaatcatgtctatccaaaaggccattcagaagtgctcaaatgctggtaccaaggctattcttcaagctcatctagattCTCTAATCtaatgaagctacaacaattaagacagaatctgagtgtagatgaactcaaaaaggatatagctgacttgaagacctacaattctgagaagctggattcagtcatgccatatggtactatgcaagatctattactgagactgagaagagaatcagatgctgaaaagaagctggccaagttggaagacagagttcaagttattgaaaattctgtggccactattattcaaaatcaacagtctcagaccaatcttctaatgcaactggctaaagcacaaggcctgactcctcaacttgatgataacaaaaagggggagaaagaaccaagtaagggggagaaaggaccaagtgagggggagaaacttcaaatacaaatcagcaaagtaattgtgccttcaattactatctcaaagccaccagttacagatggtatagatctgattcaagcagcagcagcaaacttgaaagttgctgagaaagaaaagttgagtttgatcaactgggagaagattgatgaggagatacagaagaagttccaacttgtcaaggagccagttaagtcagccatccatcactctcaagtcaagcataatagtgtaaatgagatgagcatgaactatctggaaagaggacaatcttcctgcatcaagtctccaaaggctaaAATGATTCTTACACCAAGGGcaaactattcaaaatcatccttgaagaaccccttggatactgtgtatgagacacccaagcctgatgagaagaagcttctatcaagatcaattgttttctacaaagatccaactgattcagcttctaaaaagaggattgctaagatattcagaaatgggaaggaaatttgtgtagtagctggacatcctcaatttgctcaagcaaagagagaagaaaaagccagattgaagtaggaaaagaagcaagctattctagatgcaaagaaggctaaacaaaagaaagagcagattgctatcttggccaagctacaagctgtaagttcatctcaacaaattccctctcaaccatctgaagctactgaatcaagggagcaagttgaagaacagaagaaatctccaaaaaagaaagaattggctaaaagaacaaaaaggaaactggatattgttgacaagaaattgggagatcaatttcctaaggaacccacaccaactacaactcaagcatcaaagccctctgtggtatttaaagatataagggtggtggatccctacaggaatattcatggtgaacctattgtgcccaaggatgatccaatagaatgggataacataccaattcctgacttcagtctaccaatccttagcaagccaaaaaggacaaagtcaagggcagtcaagaaagtgaagctgtcagccctcaaatccaaatctgtagttaaagctcaacccaaagtcaataagggagactacttgtacttatgtgacatcaaagaattttctgatctaaacctctatctgaatgaactagatgaagtgaagggaattgatgcttacagaaacctacctgaaaggttagtgttcaaatacaaaggaggaaaggagattcagtggccacttcacaggattcttcaagagagccaagctgtactgattaaagtttattcatccttcaagaagaactttgggttcaatgtcactgcaagaagactagtattgaagaaaattgaagaactaaggagtgttagagctaaagattcactcccaaagactcttatcatcccatacacagggagaagagtgcatctaaggccctactggctgatggagttcatagatgacaaaggtgtgagaagattcttcagattagaagactaactgagcatctccagcaatgagactctcttggaaatgcaagaaaagctaaatctctcagaatctgatgaaatggaattccacaggcagctccaaaatcagattgatgaaaataacagaaagcttggaagaagatccagaccttcaagaaactagaaaaatctgctcaggctaaaggagcatcttgaaatgactgtgagctaaactttgtacattttgattaattgaagcacttttagTATTATCTACTTgtctttaaagatgtatgtttagggtgttttgttatcatcgagtatctcttaatttatggctacaattccagtagacataaattgggggagattgttgtgcatatgttgtgtacttgatgatttcataagacaaaacacttaagtagattttacttagtgaaataatgtagcactcgacggataaaaattatagtcccgacggataactcattatagtcccgacggatgatgatttattatccatcgagtgagtagcttatgtaataataagtctgtagcacatttctgcatacacctttgtataaaatctgtagtagcatataagtcatgttgactttaactagatatgcagaataggttgattaattgtacatagatgatgtcttgtaattctgcataagtgaaatgaagtcaactgcctgattgctacccgacggataaactacaaagcacccgacggatgatcaacaactcgacggatgattaacaatccaacggatgatcatgaaaccaacggataaagaattcaaacatcagttgacagtgacaactggtcatatacatcgggatgtatgcaaaaggaatgaggaagcctattaactgggtaatagagaacaaagtagcaaagcataaaaactgatagtttttataatgattctatcttttgactttgtaatcttggtaatatataaaccaagaagtagcaaatagaaacaaagatctgagatacaaaaagtgagaaacatttgtaagcagaattattagcatttctctgtattctcagtagttcaaatttgtaagcagctgtgagcattcttgcacacagagttctctcgatataatatatatctctggtggaattgtttaaatccaccagaaagtttttaaagactcttgtttttaaattacttatgttttgattcacttaaatttttattccgcattgtgctaatcaaaacacttatatttgtattcgagtttgaacatttttattttaagaaaaaggttcaagaattccattcaaccccccttctgtaattcttgctatattgttaagggattAACAATAAACTATTTAGTAAATAGACTGATTTTTAATCTCAATTATTTAAAACTTAAAAAGTCGGTTGTGATTTATTGTTAAAAGCTAGTAACTTCTGCATAACTTTGGAACAATTACAAAACTTCCAAATAGACACCACATTCAATAATTTGTACCAGCATAAGAGGGTTTTAAAATTGTCCTATTATTATATCCAGTAAATAAAACTAGATTTATAAATATCCATAAATTTGTAATTTCAATGAGTTGGTACTTTTTATAAAATAGGGCACAGTGTAGTAATACTAAATTAGTTATCATGAAATTTCTGATGCTTAGCTGAAAGTGGTTAGCACTTCCAACGAAACAAATACATATGATCCTGCCAAAATTCTAACTAAAATTAAAATTAGCCTGATTTTGAATTTCCTATGTTGTCCATATGCCTAATGATACAAATGAAATGCAAACTTAAGGAGGATTCTGAAGTGGAATAAATGATATTGATTATTATCAATAATATGCATCTGACCCGTTGATTAATCTTGATTACTACATTACTAGTCCTTTCGACATCAGATTTATTTTCTCAATTAATAAAGCATAAACTAAATTAAAATTGACCTTGCAATTCATCAATCTAGTCTACAGTTGATTATTCTTAAAAGAAAACGTGTAGAGACTGTATGTTGGCTTCTTTATATAGCTCCAATTTATGGCTAATGCAAGAACACAAACAAGAACAACCATTTTAATGGTGAATTCTCTATCACGTATCCTTCTTCTGCTGTCTGTAGTGTATTATGTAGCAGCTCAAGACAGAACATCTAATATTATAAGCCACGCCTCCTCTCTAACGCCAACACGAAACTCATCTTGGCTGTCACCTTCTGGTTTATTTGCATTTGGATTCTATCCGCTAGGCAGTAACCGTTATCGTGTTGGAATTTATCTTGTTGGACTTGCTGTTAATAAGACGGTTGTTTAGACAGCCAACCGAGATAATCCCCATGTCTCAGACGATGTAACTTTGCGTTTAAGTACTGACGGGAGGCTCATTTTACAACAACAATCTCAAGACTCAACTACAGATGTTGTGAGACTTGATCAATCTATTTCTTCTGCTTCCATGCTAGACACTGGAAAGTTCGTGTTCTATGATTCTAGCCAAGAAAAGATATGGTTAAGTACTGGAAACTTCATGCTCTATAAATTATAGTTAAGACTAAATAAGTTTACAcaaaattcttttacttctagaGAATACAATCCTTAGAGAATATCGGGACATACTTGCCATAAACTACAGATTTCACAATACTCAAAAGGGGAACAAAGTGTGATATCTTAATTTGAAATTCTAGACAAATTTTGATTAAAAAAGAAAGTAAAGCAAACTTTGTCAAGTGCACAGGAAGCCATTAAATACAGCAGAATATAGACCAccataattttaaaaattttccAAACATAGAGGTTTCTAAGCAAAACATACTTATCAGTTCGTATGTAACAATCATGGTAGTTTCATAGAGTGACATGTTCTAAATTATGTAACTGATAATTTCTAGCGTAAATAATATGCATGTACCTATACCCAAGTTAAAATTAGTCTCCTTCAACTCATTTTACCTAATTTCCTTAGATGAAGTAGGTGAAAACCTAAGCACTTGCAATTGACATATATACCAGTAGAGAATATACAATTTGTAGTTATAAAACCTCAACCAGTTACAGCCTCGTGTACAACTTAAAGACAGTAAAATTAGTAAGACATAAATTAGAAACCAAACCTCTAGCCATGATGAAAATTTTCCAGTACACTCCACACTTTTGTCGCTTCCTCTAGTGTTAACCTGTATTCCAGTCAATCTCATAAACTCCAAGTTTAAAAATTCGCCTTGAAACAATATTAACTTTTATTTTACAATTATTACTCATTCGTAATCTACTAAGATATTGAATAAGTCATTGGACTATTTTATGACTTAATGTCATAAAAATCATTCATTCTTATCATATTTGTCTACTAGGAATTACCTTTAAAAGAAACTAACTCTGATTGTCAGTATGTTGAGCCAAATCATCCACCCATGAGACTTCAGCATCTAGCACCAGTGCTTGTTTAGCGAGATTATGGGCTACCACATTATAACTGCGATTGACATGGGAGACCGATGCCTCCGGGAATTCAGTCAATAGAATTTTAATATCTGAAAGTAAGATACCCAGTTCGTTATGATAAGCGTTTGTATTATTCAGCGCTTGAACCATAGATAAGGAATCTGAAAAGAAGAACTTAACAGGAAGTCCTATCATTTGTACCCAACGTAGCCCAACCAGGAGCGCCAATGCTTCTGCATGGAATACGTTTAAGTTACCTTCTAGTGGTTTTGACAGAGATGCCTGGATCTTTTTATTTGCTTTAAAGATAACAGCTCCCAATCCTACCATTCCCGAAGACGTGGATATCGAAGCATCCATAAAAAGTGTTAGGTCTTGGAGACCTGCTTCTACTTGCTCTTGTGTCAAATCCTCTTTCAACAACATTTTTCTTTCTGGGAcattcacatttctaatctcctCATATTACATGGTTAACCATATTTTAATTTGTTGTGCTGATCTTTGTTGCTGACCATGAGTTTTCTTATTTCGTTCGGTCCATATCCCCCATGCAATGATTAACATCCTCTCAAACATTTATTTTTCTAAAAGATCAAAAGCATAGAATAACATTTCCTTAAAAGAGATGTCATCTTTACCCCCTCTCATGAAAGGATATTCAAAGGATTCCCACACTGCTTATGCAAAAGGGCACcaaaaaactgcatgtgcattTGAATCCTCCCCAAATCCATAAATCGGGCAGTTGCTATGATTAGTTATATGTCGGCATAATAGTCCTTTGGTTGTCGGCAAAATTTCTTGAAATCCTCTCCACCCAAAAATTAGGATTTTTCTCGGAATTCTGATTTCCCAAAACATTATCTGCCATGATGAAAGTGCGTCAGAAGAAGAAGGACTAGTTGTATCAGCATTTAATGTTAAATTATATCCACTTCTGACTGAATAATTCCCATTCTTG is a genomic window of Apium graveolens cultivar Ventura unplaced genomic scaffold, ASM990537v1 ctg2675, whole genome shotgun sequence containing:
- the LOC141700662 gene encoding uncharacterized protein LOC141700662; this encodes MLLKEDLTQEQVEAGLQDLTLFMDASISTSSGMVGLGAVIFKANKKIQASLSKPLEGNLNVFHAEALALLVGLRWVQMIGLPVKFFFSDSLSMVQALNNTNAYHNELGILLSDIKILLTEFPEASVSHVNRSYNVVAHNLAKQALVLDAEVSWVDDLAQHTDNQS